The DNA segment ATCATTTCGGTAGTTTAGATGTTGCCGTTTTGAACGCGGGAATTCTCAGAGACGGTCTTTTGGTAAAAACCGATAAGGAAACCGGTAAGGTAGTTTCCAAAATGTCATTAGCAAATTGGCAATCAGTCATCGATGTCAATCTCACTGGAGTTTTTCTTACCGGAAGAGAAGCTGCAATTCAGATGATCGAGAGTAAAAGCAAAGGTGTTATCATTCCGATTGCATCCATAGCGATGCATGGCAACCCAGGACAGACAAATTATTCCGCAGCAAAAGCGGGAGTTGCCGCAATGACAAAACTCTGGGCGAAAGAATTAAGCAGATACGGCATTCGTGTGGCAGGAATAGCGCCCGGATTTATAAAAACGGAAATGGTAATGAAGGATATGAATCCGGAAGCATTGAAAAAATGGGAATCACTCATACCGATTGGTAGATTAGGAGAACCTTATGAGATTGCTTTGACTGCGGAATTCATCGCTCACAACGATTTAGTATCCGGAGTTGTATTAGAAATTTCAGGTGGAGTAAAAATTTAATCGGAAATCTTTTTTTTTAGAAAAGAACTTTACACTAAGATAAAATTATAATATAATAGACAGTAATTTGTTGAATTGAAATTTGACAGTTTCATAAAACTGAATCAACTCGATTCAAAAATTCAGTCTAAAGAGAAAAGCATCTTCTTTTAGAAATATAAAAAAGAGTATAACAAATGTCTAAAGAAAAATCAGTATTAAAGAAAAACCAGTTAGAATCAGCAATTCGCGGAATCAAGGGGATCGCACACCCGGACCGTTTGCAGATTCTTTTTTTCCTTTCTCAAAAGGAACACAGCGTAGGTGAACTTGTGGACTTATTGGGAATCAGCCAATCTGCGGCGTCACAACACCTCAGCAAAATGAAGATCAACGGAATCCTTTCTAGCAGAAAAGAATCCAATCAAGTCTTCTATTATCTAAAAGACGGTAAGTACAAGGATCTCATTCGTACGATTGTAAAAATTTACGGATGATTCTTTCTTAAGAATCGATCATCTCTGATTCTCTGCAATTACCCTCTTTCTTTCAGAAGGAGGGTAATATATTCCTTTACAGCGTCCTTTAATTCCGTAAATCCCTCAGAGTATCCTGTTTTTAAGAGCTTATTTGTATCCGCACAAGTATAATACTGGTATTTTGCCTTCAGATATTCCGGCATTTCCGTATAATCGATGTTTTTCGGTAGTTTTAGGGTATCAAAAATAGCGGAAACAAGATCGTTCCAAGTTTCCGCGACTCCTCTTCCCAAGTTGTAGAGCCCGCTATGACCGCCAAACCCAAGATAAGCGGTGATTTTAGCCGCGTCCCTTGCATATAAAAAATCCCTTTTTTGTTCCCCATCCTTATATTCAGGGCGATACGATTTGAATAATTTGATTTTGCCTTCGCCGATAATCTGCTCGTATCCTTTCAAAACGACACTTCTCATATCTCCTTTGTGCCCTTCCCCATAACCGAAAACGTTGAAATATTTGATGCCCGTAATCCGATCCAAAAATCCGTGTTTTTGCGCATATAAATCGAACATGTGTTTGGAATATCCGTACATGTTCAGAGGTTTTAAAGAATGAATGTCGCCCTTATCGTCGTAACCGAACGCTCCATCTCCATAGGTCGCCGCAGAAGAAGCATATACAAAACGGATTCCGGATCGCAGAGATTCTCTTGCAAGAAGTTTTGTATACTCAAAGTTGTTTGCAATGAGATAGGACGCATCCGTCTCCGTTGTGGACGAGCAGGCTCCTAAGTGAAACAGGATATCATATTCTTTGAATAAAGAGGACCTGAGGGCAAGATCTATAAAGTTCTCCTTTTCGAGATAGTCTGCGTATCTACGACCGATCAAATTCTTCCATTTGGAGGAATTTCCCAGATGATCCACTACGAGAATGTCATCGATTCCCTGACGATTGAGTTCTTCGATCAAATTGGATCCGATGAGTCCGGCTCCTCCGGTTACGATACATCTTTTTTTTGTCATAGGTTTCAAATTTCCTAAAGTGAGTCTAAGAGTCTACCGAATCTGTTATCCACTCGTTGAATCGTTTTTGCATCCGCCTGAGTCAAAGGAGGATACCAATCTTTGAGACGGCAGTCGATCACAATCGGTGGATTGAGTCCCGGATGATTTCGAATGAGTTTTGTGTCCGCGTAAATGTCTCCCGCAGGTTCAAAGCGGGTGAATATCGACCAGATAAAATCGTGATCGGAACGGGTAGCATCCAAAGAATCATCCACGATGAATACAAACAGAAAATCACGGATACATTTTTCCTTGAGTAGCTTGGAAGGAATTCCGTCCTTTCGTTTATATTTGGATCCGGATACAACCAAAACTCCCGGATAGGCGACCTTGGGATTTTTAAAGAAAGAATTCGAAAATTTTCCTTGAAAGTGCGTCTTTAAAACATTCTTCTTTTTACCGGATCCCAAAAGAATCGCTTTGCTTCCTTTGTTTACTTCCGGACCGGTATAATCCAAGGTATCTTGGGAAATATTGGAAAATATATGAAGATCCGTAATGGGATTTATTCTTTCCAATATTGTAATAAACGTTTCTCTAAAGTTCTTTAAATCCACCTTCTGATCCGTGACCAAAAGAACTTTGGTAAGAGAAAGTTGTCCCTCTCCTAGGATTCGTAGGGCTCCCGTAAACGCTTCGCCTTGATATCTTTCCTTAACAACGGCACTCGCCAACGAATGGACTCCCGATTCTTCGTAAGCCCAAACTCCTTCCACAGCAGGCATCACAACCGGAAACATCGGAGACAATAGATCCTGAAGATATTCCGCAATCCAATGATCTTCTTGCGGAGGTCTACCAACTACGGTCGCGGGCCAGATCGCATCCTTTCTGTGAGTGATCTTGTTTACTTGAACGATCGGATAGTCGTGTTGTAACGCGTAATAACCATAGTGATCACCGAACGGTCCTTCCGGTTTACGGATCTTAGGAGGAATCATTCCGGTGATTAGAAAGTCAGCGTCCGCAACTATAGGTAAAGGACTGATATTTTCATTTTCATGTATTTTTAATTTTTCACCTAATAATAAAGATGCGAGAATGAGTTCGCTGATTTCTTCCGGAAGAGGAGCAACCGCAGCGATCGTGAGTCCCGGAGGACCGCCGGTATAAATATTTACCGGGAGAGATTTACCTTCTTTTTCCGCTTCGTAGTAATGATTTCCGCCTCCGCGATGGATCTGAATGTGCATTCCCGTCTCTAGAGGACCGCGGATTTGAATCCGATACATACCTAAGTTTCCCTTTCCTGTCCTGGGGCTTTCCGTGTAAACCAGCGGAAGGGTTACAAAACTTCCTCCGTCCATAGGCCAGGATTTGATCGCCGGGAGTTCCTGCAAAGAATCTAATGTATTTTCTAAAACGGGCGCATACTTCACTCGTTTGAGTCCGACTCTCAGAGCCTGAAAGGCAAGATGACGAATCTCCCAGAGTTTGGACGGAGAAGGAGGAAGAATATTCTTGATCGTATATGCAATTTTTTGCACAAACTTGACCGGATCTTCTCCGAAAGCAATCTTGATTCGTCTTTCCGATCCATAAAGATTGGTAGCAACCGCAAACTTGGATCCTTTTACGTTTTGAAATAATACAGCGGGACCTCTTTTGGCGACCACCCTTCTCTGAATTTCAGCCAATTCTAAAATCGGATCGACCTCCTCTTCGATGACAAGTAATTCTTTTTGAATCCGTAGTTCTTTTACAAATTGCGAGGTCGATCTGATTTTCATAATTTTCCCACCGGTAGATCCGGTTGTTGATTCATTTTACTTTTGAGTTTGATCAGTTTACCGGAGATGGAGGAAGGAAATTCCTCCCTTAACTCCGGTTCGTCAATCCATTTGAACTCCAAATCCGGTTTCTTTTTTAAAATCGTTTCGATCTTTGCAGCGTTCGTATCGTTTATATCGCTGAACTTCAATTGAATTTTATGATTTGTGATCGAATGTTTTGTTTTGAGAGAATTTCTTTCCAAACCAGGACCCTCAAACAATTCTTCCACCCAAACGTCTTTTTCATACGGATGTTTTCCTTCCAATCGAAACGGAAGCGAATAGATTGTTTTGAAAAATCTTCTGCCGGGATACTTGACCAAAAGTAAGCCTTTTGATGATTTGAGAAATAAAAAATTGAGATCCAGATCCATCCAATTGTCCACGATCTTTGAGGTAGGAATCTCCTTTTCCTTTCCCGCGGCCCTTGCCTTACAATGGATGGATAGAGGACAAGAAGAACAATTCGGAATCGGCACGCAGACCAAAGCTCCGAGTTCCATCATCGCCTCGTTATGATCTCCCGGTGATATAGGACTTAGAAATTCCTGCGCTAAATTTCCGAGTAGTTGATTGGTGGAATTCAAAGCGGGATCGGATTCTATCAAAAAAAGACGGGACAAAACACGCTTAACGTTTCCATCCAACACGGCATAGTGTTTGCCGTATGCAATGGATAAAACCGCGGATGCGGTATAATTTCCCACACCCGGAATGGCAAGAGCTTCCTCATAATTTTCCGGAAAAAGTCCCGAATGTTTTTCCACGAGAAGACTCGCTCCTTTTTTTAAGTTACGAGCCCTGGAATAGTATCCGAGGCCTTTCCAGTATTTCATGACCTCGTCTTCGGATGCCTCTTGCAAAGCCTTTGGTTCCGGAAATCGTTTTAAAAATGTTTCGTAAATCGGAAGCATAGCAGCCACACGTGTCTGTTGCAGCATGATCTCGCTCACCCAGATACGATACGCGTTTTTATTTGCGCGAAACGGAAGATCTCTTTTGTTTTTGTGAAACCAAGAAAGAAGAGATTCCCTCAATTTTAAAAGAAGTTTTGGATCGATTTTGTCTGCTGTTGATTCCACGGATTGTAAAGAAAAACGTTTTCCTTACATGGAACCGCAGGTGCCAAACGGGTAAATCTTGTTTTCATCTGAAACCGCAAATTTCGTTCAAAACAAACGATAAAAAAGCTTTTTCAATCTAGGACGAGATACGATCGCCCTTTTGACGGTTGATTCTGGTCGGAAATGATGCGATCCGTCTTGAAATATCATGTGCTTTTCATCGCACAATCCCAGTCCACCTCTCTTCAAATGAGATCTTTCGAACTGCCCGCAATACTTTTTACAAATTCGATCCGCTCGTTCAACAAAGCTTTCCTTTTTGTCTTTTGAATGACCTCGTCGTGAATCAGATCCAAATCCGTTTTTCAACGATTTTTAAAAGACATTCTTTTCAAATGATTTGCCTTTGTTGAGGAGCGATCCCCAAAGTTCATTCCTTTTTATTGTTTGGTTTCGGTTTACGATCCTTCTTTTACGGACAAAGAACCAACTTCTATAAGTCTTTACGACTTGAATCCCGAATGCTATTTTTCGTATGTAAGAAGCAATTCTCGGATCTTTTCAACATCGATAGGCTTAATCAATATTTCGTTAACACCGGCAATACGAGCTTCTTCTATAATTTCAGGTTCTGAAAAAGCGGTCATCGCTGCAATTGGAATATTCACATTTTTTTCTCTAATTTTTTTTGCGAGCTGAATCCCATCCAAAAAAGGCATTTTTATATCCGTAATCACAACGTCAGGACGATATTCCAGAAATAGATCCCATGCAATTTTTCCGTTCGCCGCAGAACATACAGAAAACTGAAAGCGTTCCAAAAAACGAACCATCATCACTCGGATGAGTTCTTCGTCTTCCACATAAAGCACTCTCAAAGGAATTTTCCTCATGGCAGCTCGATCCGAATCACCGCACCGGAATCGGAGTTGTAGGCTTGGATTCGGCCTCCCATATTATTTTCAATGATAGACTTTGACATATAAAGACCTATACCGGTCCCTTTTCCTTGATCCTTTGTAGTAAAGTATGGCTGAAAAAGTTTTTCAAGAACCGCATTTTCAATTCCTCCTCCGTTATCACGCACTATGACCACCTTATTCTCTTTTTCTTTGCGGATTTCCACGTAAATTGCAGGATTTTCAGGCTGAGCTTCCATAATAGCATCCCGAGAATTTCCGATCACATTCAAAATTACTTGTGAAAACTCATTTGGAAACCCGAATACTTCGTAATCTGAATCTGAATTAAAGTATATCTTTATATTTTGATTTTTTAAACTTTCTTCTATAAGATAAAACGATTTTTGAATTACGGATATCAATGAAAATTTTTCCTTTGTTTTATTCGGACGAAAATAATTCCTAAAATCGTCTATGGTTGCGGACATCTGTTCGATCAAATTCATGATTTTATCGGTTGATTGTTTTAAATATCTTTCATCCAAAGATTCGAAATTGTGTACATAATAAATATCTTGTACAAGTAAGCCGATCGAATTCAGGGGCTGTCTCCATTGATGGGCGATATTGCCGATCATCTCCCCCATATCCGCAAGCCTAGACCTGACGATCATCGCCTTTTCCTGTTCTCTTCTGCTTGCAATTTCGGATTCCACCCTGGCTTCCAGGCTGCGATTCAGTTCTTCCAGTGCATTTGTTTTTTCCTTCAATTCTGTTTCCGCTTTTTTACGAGCGGTTGTATCCCGGATCACACCTACGAAATATTGATTCTGATTTTGGGAGAACTCGGATACGGCTAATTCTACCGGAAATACCGAACCGTCCTTTCTGAGGGCCGTGACTTCTCTCCCGATACCTATGATTTTTTTCTCCCTTGTTTCCACGTAGCGTTTGAGATAGTCGTCGTGTTCGCTATGATAGGGCTCGGGCATTAAAAATTTAATATTCTTGCCCACAACTTCGGTAAAGTTGTATCCGAACATTCTTTCCGCCGCAGTATTGAACATCATAATCGTTCCTTTCGGAGTGATCATGATAATCGCATCGACTACCGTCTCAAAGATTGCCTGAAATCGTTCGTCGCTCTCTCGCATCGCATTTACGGCCAAAAATCTCTGTTCACTTTCACGAATATTCTTTAACCCTAATTCAAGATCCTTCGCAATTCCGCTATACGTCCCCGCCTCTTCTTCCAAGAAATAGTTTTTTTCTTTTGAAAAAATGCAAAGAACGGAAGTCAATTCCCCCAATAAAAAAATAGGAAAAACCCCCATCGATAAAAATCCGAACCGAATGCATTTATTCACCCAAGGACCGAAATTCTCCAGTTGAGAAATATCCTCCACGATCAATGGATTACCTGTTTTGATGGATCTCAGTCCGGGACCAAGATCCATTCCCTCAAACTCGTCATTCGAGCTAAACGGATCCTTACCCGCATACGCAACCTGAAAGATCAAATTTTTTCTGATCTCGACAGTGGCAAAACAGACAAATCCAAAATCTTCTTCGGTGGTCAAGATTCTACAAATCCCGTCGTAGAGTTCGTGAACGGATTTGGATCTCAAAATCCATTGATTGACTTCGTTCCGAACAAGATGAGAACGATTGATTTCCACCGAGCGGTGATACCGATTCGTCGAATGTCTCACAACTTCGGGAAGGATAACGCCTTCGATTTCGAAAATCGTTTCCTCTTGAAAAATTTTTCTTAAAAAGACGGATCTGCTTTTGATCGAACCGATTTCAGTCGTAAATTCGATAGAACAGATTAACTTATCCTTAAATGCATCGTGAGCAAAAGCCGTTATAAATCTCGAAACCGACTCGGTAAAAACAGGTGACTTGTTTGTATTGAGATCCAATTCCATAAAGGAATGAAACTCAAAATTGGATGATAAGAAGATCCCGTTCGGATTTGATCGAAAGATGGGTGCATTGGATTCGTAAGATTCTAAGTTAGAATTCATTTAGGTCGAACCGATCTTCTAATCTGCAAGAAATAAGAAATTCAATCAAACTTTATAATTTTTTAAATCACTTTTTTAATATATTTGAATTTCTTTTACAAATTCTATCGCTCATTTTTAACTTTTTTGAGTCTATCAATTCTTTCCAAAACCGCATTCGCAAACCAAAAGGAAAAAAGAAAAATTCTATTATAAATTCATTTTCAAGATCTATGCCGATGATTTTTTTGAGACCATTCTTTGCACTGATTCGCATTTCTTTGAAACATAGAATAATCCATCCTCGAAATCGCAGAATCCGCAAACAACTTTGCAAATCCATTCTCATCCAAATCCAAAATAGAATTCGGGTTTTCCCGAAAAAACGGTCGTAGCTTAAACTCCTCTCTTAGGGTTTGAATGCCTTTTTTCTTTGCTTTTACGCGATTCCACGGACAAACTTCCTGGCAAATATCACAACCAGCGATCCATCCGAACGTATCGGGTATGGTCGGGGATCGATCTTCGAGAGTATGATGAGAAATGCATTTCCCTGCGTCGATCCGATACGGCTCCAAAGCTCCGGTCGGACAAGCGTCGATACAAGCGGTGCAGGACCCGCATCTATCTTTTACCGGAAGATTTGCGATCTCCATCGGTAAATCGGTGAGTATGACGCTGATAAAAAAGTAGGAACCGAATTCGGGATGAATGAGATTTGTATTCTTTGCGATCCAGCCCAAGGCCGACTCTCTCGCCAAAACTTTTTCTGGTATAGGAAGGGAGTCCACGCCTTGTCTGAATCGATTGTTTGGATATCTGTTTTTTAGCTCTTTGAGAATTGGTTTTGCCAACCTTCGCAAAACCCGGTGATAGTCTTCTCCGATTGCGTATCTTGAAAATCGAAACGGTATGGTTTTAAAAATATTCTCATATTCGGGATCGTTGTAAAGTACACCGAGTACAATCACCGACCTCGGTTCAAAACCGAGATTCTTAAAATCCAAACGAAGATCCATATTTTTTGGATACCAATCCATTTTTCCGTTTTTTCCTTTCTCGACCCAGGAAAGAATATGGCTTTTATCCTCCTCGGGTATGATCGCTTTGCAGATTCCATAAAGATCAAAACCGGAAGTTTCGATCAATCCGCCAAGCTCGGAAATTAATTCTTTACTTTCCAACATAAATTTGTTATAAACTAGGAATGCGGAAAGGATTATCAAAACAAACTGTTTTTCCAAAAACGGAATCGGTATTGTTTTCAGAAAACTCTAAATCGCTATCGTATGTGGACGTGATCAAAGCTGTGCGTCTTGCAGATTTACCTGAGAAAAAATTTTTAAAACAGATTTTGTTTGCATCCGTCATTGGAGCCCTCAAAGGTTTTCAGGAAAGAGATCTAAAACCGTTTCATACAAATCATAAATCCATTTTTTCTAAAATGAATGCGGAAATTCTCCAAAACTTGAAACTTCCCCCGTCACCGGAGACGATCTCTCGGGAGGAACAAATTCAAATTCTAAAACAAGCTTTTGATTTTGGCGTGAAAAAAGTATATCATCTCGAATGGAAGATTTATACTTCCAGAGAACTTTACTAAATCCCACAATTTGATCTTTATACGGTGAAAAACAAGATTCCCGCAAAACTAATCAAGACGACCGCCTCTAAAATTCCGACTCCAACGTTTTGATCCCGGCTAATCTCTTCCTTGAGTGTGCTTCCGGGAAGAATCACCGCATCCGCAAGCAGTCGAACCGCAGGAATCACGATCAATCCGAGTAAGAAGTCTAAGAAAATATGGAAAAGAGTATGTTCCATCGAGGAAAGTTCTTTGTGAAGAGCTCT comes from the Leptospira sp. WS92.C1 genome and includes:
- a CDS encoding response regulator, which codes for MRKIPLRVLYVEDEELIRVMMVRFLERFQFSVCSAANGKIAWDLFLEYRPDVVITDIKMPFLDGIQLAKKIREKNVNIPIAAMTAFSEPEIIEEARIAGVNEILIKPIDVEKIRELLLTYEK
- the rfaD gene encoding ADP-glyceromanno-heptose 6-epimerase, encoding MTKKRCIVTGGAGLIGSNLIEELNRQGIDDILVVDHLGNSSKWKNLIGRRYADYLEKENFIDLALRSSLFKEYDILFHLGACSSTTETDASYLIANNFEYTKLLARESLRSGIRFVYASSAATYGDGAFGYDDKGDIHSLKPLNMYGYSKHMFDLYAQKHGFLDRITGIKYFNVFGYGEGHKGDMRSVVLKGYEQIIGEGKIKLFKSYRPEYKDGEQKRDFLYARDAAKITAYLGFGGHSGLYNLGRGVAETWNDLVSAIFDTLKLPKNIDYTEMPEYLKAKYQYYTCADTNKLLKTGYSEGFTELKDAVKEYITLLLKERG
- a CDS encoding UbiD family decarboxylase, with the translated sequence MKIRSTSQFVKELRIQKELLVIEEEVDPILELAEIQRRVVAKRGPAVLFQNVKGSKFAVATNLYGSERRIKIAFGEDPVKFVQKIAYTIKNILPPSPSKLWEIRHLAFQALRVGLKRVKYAPVLENTLDSLQELPAIKSWPMDGGSFVTLPLVYTESPRTGKGNLGMYRIQIRGPLETGMHIQIHRGGGNHYYEAEKEGKSLPVNIYTGGPPGLTIAAVAPLPEEISELILASLLLGEKLKIHENENISPLPIVADADFLITGMIPPKIRKPEGPFGDHYGYYALQHDYPIVQVNKITHRKDAIWPATVVGRPPQEDHWIAEYLQDLLSPMFPVVMPAVEGVWAYEESGVHSLASAVVKERYQGEAFTGALRILGEGQLSLTKVLLVTDQKVDLKNFRETFITILERINPITDLHIFSNISQDTLDYTGPEVNKGSKAILLGSGKKKNVLKTHFQGKFSNSFFKNPKVAYPGVLVVSGSKYKRKDGIPSKLLKEKCIRDFLFVFIVDDSLDATRSDHDFIWSIFTRFEPAGDIYADTKLIRNHPGLNPPIVIDCRLKDWYPPLTQADAKTIQRVDNRFGRLLDSL
- a CDS encoding helix-turn-helix transcriptional regulator, which encodes MSKEKSVLKKNQLESAIRGIKGIAHPDRLQILFFLSQKEHSVGELVDLLGISQSAASQHLSKMKINGILSSRKESNQVFYYLKDGKYKDLIRTIVKIYG
- a CDS encoding SDR family oxidoreductase, with the translated sequence MEIKDKTVLVTGSAGGLGKAMAEHFAKKGAKIVLSDISEEKLKEAEKDIKALGAKVFSFKADVSKEEDAEKLMQSAVNHFGSLDVAVLNAGILRDGLLVKTDKETGKVVSKMSLANWQSVIDVNLTGVFLTGREAAIQMIESKSKGVIIPIASIAMHGNPGQTNYSAAKAGVAAMTKLWAKELSRYGIRVAGIAPGFIKTEMVMKDMNPEALKKWESLIPIGRLGEPYEIALTAEFIAHNDLVSGVVLEISGGVKI
- a CDS encoding PAS domain S-box protein; this translates as MNSNLESYESNAPIFRSNPNGIFLSSNFEFHSFMELDLNTNKSPVFTESVSRFITAFAHDAFKDKLICSIEFTTEIGSIKSRSVFLRKIFQEETIFEIEGVILPEVVRHSTNRYHRSVEINRSHLVRNEVNQWILRSKSVHELYDGICRILTTEEDFGFVCFATVEIRKNLIFQVAYAGKDPFSSNDEFEGMDLGPGLRSIKTGNPLIVEDISQLENFGPWVNKCIRFGFLSMGVFPIFLLGELTSVLCIFSKEKNYFLEEEAGTYSGIAKDLELGLKNIRESEQRFLAVNAMRESDERFQAIFETVVDAIIMITPKGTIMMFNTAAERMFGYNFTEVVGKNIKFLMPEPYHSEHDDYLKRYVETREKKIIGIGREVTALRKDGSVFPVELAVSEFSQNQNQYFVGVIRDTTARKKAETELKEKTNALEELNRSLEARVESEIASRREQEKAMIVRSRLADMGEMIGNIAHQWRQPLNSIGLLVQDIYYVHNFESLDERYLKQSTDKIMNLIEQMSATIDDFRNYFRPNKTKEKFSLISVIQKSFYLIEESLKNQNIKIYFNSDSDYEVFGFPNEFSQVILNVIGNSRDAIMEAQPENPAIYVEIRKEKENKVVIVRDNGGGIENAVLEKLFQPYFTTKDQGKGTGIGLYMSKSIIENNMGGRIQAYNSDSGAVIRIELP
- the mutY gene encoding A/G-specific adenine glycosylase, which encodes MESTADKIDPKLLLKLRESLLSWFHKNKRDLPFRANKNAYRIWVSEIMLQQTRVAAMLPIYETFLKRFPEPKALQEASEDEVMKYWKGLGYYSRARNLKKGASLLVEKHSGLFPENYEEALAIPGVGNYTASAVLSIAYGKHYAVLDGNVKRVLSRLFLIESDPALNSTNQLLGNLAQEFLSPISPGDHNEAMMELGALVCVPIPNCSSCPLSIHCKARAAGKEKEIPTSKIVDNWMDLDLNFLFLKSSKGLLLVKYPGRRFFKTIYSLPFRLEGKHPYEKDVWVEELFEGPGLERNSLKTKHSITNHKIQLKFSDINDTNAAKIETILKKKPDLEFKWIDEPELREEFPSSISGKLIKLKSKMNQQPDLPVGKL
- the queG gene encoding tRNA epoxyqueuosine(34) reductase QueG: MLESKELISELGGLIETSGFDLYGICKAIIPEEDKSHILSWVEKGKNGKMDWYPKNMDLRLDFKNLGFEPRSVIVLGVLYNDPEYENIFKTIPFRFSRYAIGEDYHRVLRRLAKPILKELKNRYPNNRFRQGVDSLPIPEKVLARESALGWIAKNTNLIHPEFGSYFFISVILTDLPMEIANLPVKDRCGSCTACIDACPTGALEPYRIDAGKCISHHTLEDRSPTIPDTFGWIAGCDICQEVCPWNRVKAKKKGIQTLREEFKLRPFFRENPNSILDLDENGFAKLFADSAISRMDYSMFQRNANQCKEWSQKNHRHRS